A genome region from Microbacterium sp. CGR2 includes the following:
- the clpS gene encoding ATP-dependent Clp protease adapter ClpS, with product MSRPIADPQTVEGTDLSAAPMEPWQVVVWNDPVNLMSYVVRVFRTYFGYSLDHATALMLSVHHDGHAVVATGPRETMEVHAQAMHDYGLWATVRRAP from the coding sequence ATGAGCCGACCGATCGCTGATCCACAGACCGTCGAGGGGACGGATCTGAGCGCAGCTCCGATGGAGCCTTGGCAGGTGGTGGTATGGAACGACCCCGTGAACCTGATGAGCTACGTCGTCCGGGTGTTCCGCACGTACTTCGGCTACTCTCTGGACCACGCGACGGCGCTGATGCTGTCCGTGCATCACGACGGACACGCCGTGGTCGCCACCGGGCCTCGCGAGACGATGGAGGTGCACGCACAGGCGATGCATGACTACGGACTCTGGGCGACCGTGCGGAGGGCGCCGTGA
- a CDS encoding NUMOD4 domain-containing protein, whose protein sequence is MNATERWQAVEGYEGCYEISDVGRVRSLERLVAGPRDGTRLVRSRILRSERIQGGYHRVDLCRDGVTKHHMIHQMVAIAFVPGSGPNLMVLHNDGDSQNNHMEVTA, encoded by the coding sequence ATGAACGCAACGGAGCGGTGGCAGGCCGTCGAAGGCTACGAGGGCTGCTACGAGATTAGCGACGTAGGACGTGTTCGATCACTCGAACGGCTAGTCGCCGGCCCCCGAGATGGGACGCGGCTGGTTCGGAGCAGAATTCTTCGTTCAGAGCGAATTCAAGGTGGGTACCACCGAGTCGACCTATGCAGGGACGGGGTCACCAAACACCACATGATTCATCAGATGGTGGCGATTGCCTTTGTGCCCGGAAGTGGTCCGAATTTGATGGTGCTCCACAACGATGGAGATAGCCAAAACAACCACATGGAAGTGACCGCATGA
- a CDS encoding HNH endonuclease — MTFPDAASGNGWSSDLATLEHVIPVSVGGSHTWNNCALACAGCNASKGAKIDDSWRIRQGHRLRR; from the coding sequence ATGACCTTCCCCGATGCCGCATCTGGGAACGGTTGGTCAAGCGACCTGGCAACTCTGGAGCACGTCATTCCTGTCAGCGTCGGAGGCTCGCACACCTGGAACAACTGCGCTCTAGCCTGCGCAGGCTGCAACGCGTCCAAAGGGGCAAAGATCGACGACTCGTGGCGCATTCGCCAGGGCCATCGGTTGAGGCGTTGA
- a CDS encoding helix-turn-helix transcriptional regulator encodes MPANTDTYSVSIANAVRAEMERRKKKFYELCEPLNLSWPTVSGRLNGHKPFTLDEIEAAAVFLGITVEDLHRSARLGDEATDRDTSTLEASRITPPQQDAWAQPSRAKARRAS; translated from the coding sequence ATGCCAGCCAACACCGACACCTACTCCGTCTCGATCGCGAACGCGGTCAGGGCCGAGATGGAAAGACGTAAGAAGAAGTTCTACGAACTCTGCGAGCCGCTGAATCTCAGCTGGCCCACGGTCTCGGGCAGACTCAACGGTCACAAGCCCTTCACCCTCGACGAGATCGAGGCAGCCGCAGTCTTCCTGGGCATCACGGTCGAGGATCTGCACAGGTCCGCGAGACTCGGCGATGAAGCCACTGACCGCGATACCAGCACTCTTGAGGCGTCGAGAATCACTCCGCCTCAGCAGGATGCATGGGCTCAGCCCTCCCGCGCAAAGGCGAGGAGAGCGTCATGA
- a CDS encoding metallopeptidase family protein, translating to MDMDAAAFEALVIDELDELPDEMVAGLENVVFVVEDRPEDGSLDLLGLYDGLALTERTQYGMGELPDRIVVYREPHLALCASEHELQDEIHTTLVHEIAHYYGLDDSQLHEMGWA from the coding sequence ATGGACATGGATGCCGCAGCCTTCGAGGCTCTCGTGATCGACGAGCTCGACGAACTGCCCGATGAGATGGTCGCGGGGCTCGAGAATGTCGTCTTCGTGGTCGAAGACCGTCCCGAGGACGGCAGCCTCGATCTCCTCGGCCTCTACGACGGGCTGGCGCTCACCGAGCGGACGCAGTACGGCATGGGCGAACTTCCCGATCGCATCGTCGTCTACCGCGAGCCCCATCTTGCGCTGTGCGCCTCCGAGCATGAGCTGCAGGACGAGATCCACACGACGCTCGTGCACGAGATCGCGCACTACTACGGCCTCGACGACAGCCAACTCCACGAGATGGGCTGGGCATGA
- a CDS encoding LysE family transporter — protein sequence MSLAVWFSLLTASVVISFTPGAGAINTMSNALNEGWRRSIWGIIGQQIALVVHVAIVAAGLGLLVSRSEVLFNGIRYAGAAYLVFLGIRLILTKPIVVLVDDDIASAQSREGRWSMIRRGFWVNLLNPKAIVFFLAFIPQFIRLDEAPVPQYLTLVATVIVVDVLVMWGFFATAARPFRRLTRSARGQRTLNAVFGTLFIAVAALLVFMH from the coding sequence GTGTCGCTCGCGGTCTGGTTCTCTCTCTTGACCGCCTCGGTCGTCATCAGCTTCACGCCAGGAGCCGGCGCGATCAACACCATGTCGAACGCGCTCAACGAGGGGTGGCGCCGCTCGATCTGGGGCATCATCGGGCAACAGATCGCGCTCGTGGTCCACGTCGCCATCGTCGCGGCGGGTCTGGGCCTTCTCGTCTCGCGATCAGAGGTCCTCTTCAACGGCATCCGCTACGCCGGCGCCGCCTATCTGGTGTTCCTCGGCATCCGTCTGATCCTGACGAAACCGATCGTGGTCCTCGTCGACGATGACATCGCGTCGGCGCAGTCGCGAGAGGGGCGCTGGTCGATGATCCGACGCGGCTTCTGGGTCAATCTCCTGAATCCGAAGGCCATCGTCTTCTTCCTCGCGTTCATCCCCCAGTTCATCCGTCTCGATGAAGCACCCGTTCCTCAATACCTGACCTTGGTCGCCACCGTCATCGTGGTCGACGTCCTGGTCATGTGGGGCTTCTTCGCCACGGCCGCGCGTCCCTTCCGGCGTCTGACGAGGTCAGCGCGTGGCCAGCGGACCCTCAACGCCGTGTTCGGCACTCTCTTCATCGCCGTCGCAGCGCTGCTCGTCTTCATGCACTGA
- the gatA gene encoding Asp-tRNA(Asn)/Glu-tRNA(Gln) amidotransferase subunit GatA — MSDIIRLTAADLAEKLATREISSVEATQAHLDRIALVDGDVHAFLHVNAHALDAAAAVDAQRAAGDQVGPVAGVPLAIKDVLVTTDQPTTSGSRILEGYRSPYDATVVARSRAAGLIPLGKTNMDEFAMGSSTEHSAYGPTRNPWDLDRIPGGSGGGSAAAVAAFEAPLALGSDTGGSIRQPAHVTGTVGVKPTYGGVSRYGAIALASSLDQVGPVARTVLDAGLLHDAIGGHDPKDSTSLREEWPSFADAAREGARGDVLKGLKVGVIRELPDSGFQPGVAASFRSALAMMEAQGAEIVEIAAPHFEYGVAAYYLILPAEASSNLAKFDSVRFGMRVTPSGNPTVEDVMSATRDAGFGDEVKRRIILGTYALSAGYYDAYYGSAQKVRTLIQQDFATAFADVDVIATPSAPTTAFKLGEKVDDPLQMYLNDVTTIPANLAGVPGISIPSGLSDDDGLPVGIQFLAPVREDARLYKVGAALETVLVDSWGAPLLTRAPQLAGGTR; from the coding sequence GTGAGCGACATCATTCGCCTGACCGCCGCGGACCTCGCCGAGAAGCTCGCCACGCGTGAGATCTCGAGTGTCGAGGCGACCCAGGCCCATCTCGATCGGATCGCGCTCGTCGACGGCGACGTGCACGCATTCCTGCACGTCAACGCACATGCCCTGGACGCGGCGGCGGCGGTCGATGCCCAGCGCGCTGCGGGTGACCAGGTCGGGCCGGTCGCAGGCGTGCCCCTCGCGATCAAGGACGTCCTGGTGACGACCGATCAGCCCACCACCAGCGGGTCGCGGATCCTCGAGGGCTACCGTTCCCCCTACGACGCGACGGTCGTCGCACGGTCCCGTGCGGCGGGGCTCATCCCGCTGGGCAAGACCAACATGGACGAGTTCGCGATGGGCTCCTCCACCGAGCACTCGGCGTACGGACCGACCCGCAACCCCTGGGATCTCGACCGTATTCCCGGTGGTTCCGGCGGTGGTTCGGCCGCCGCGGTCGCCGCCTTCGAAGCGCCGCTCGCACTCGGCTCCGACACCGGAGGGTCCATCCGTCAGCCCGCGCACGTCACCGGCACGGTCGGCGTGAAGCCCACCTATGGCGGCGTGAGCCGTTACGGAGCGATCGCTCTCGCGTCGAGCCTCGATCAGGTCGGCCCGGTCGCGCGGACGGTGCTCGACGCGGGCCTGCTGCACGACGCGATCGGGGGTCACGATCCCAAGGATTCCACCTCGTTGCGCGAGGAGTGGCCGTCGTTCGCCGATGCCGCCCGCGAAGGCGCTCGGGGAGACGTGCTGAAGGGCCTCAAGGTCGGAGTCATCCGAGAGCTCCCCGACAGCGGCTTCCAGCCAGGGGTCGCAGCGTCGTTCCGCAGCGCTCTGGCGATGATGGAGGCGCAGGGAGCCGAGATCGTGGAGATCGCGGCACCGCACTTCGAATACGGCGTCGCCGCGTACTACCTGATCCTCCCGGCGGAAGCTTCCAGCAACCTCGCGAAGTTCGACTCGGTGCGGTTCGGCATGCGCGTCACCCCGAGCGGCAACCCGACGGTGGAAGACGTCATGTCGGCCACCAGGGACGCGGGTTTCGGCGACGAGGTGAAGCGGCGCATCATCCTGGGCACCTACGCGCTCTCGGCGGGTTATTACGACGCCTACTACGGCAGCGCGCAGAAGGTCAGGACGCTCATCCAGCAGGACTTTGCCACCGCCTTCGCGGATGTCGACGTCATCGCCACGCCTTCGGCCCCCACCACGGCGTTCAAGCTCGGCGAGAAGGTCGATGACCCGCTGCAGATGTATCTGAACGACGTCACCACGATCCCCGCGAACCTCGCCGGTGTCCCGGGGATCTCGATCCCGAGCGGTCTTTCCGACGACGATGGTCTGCCCGTCGGCATCCAGTTCCTGGCGCCCGTGCGCGAAGACGCTCGTCTGTACAAGGTCGGAGCCGCGCTGGAGACGGTGCTGGTCGACTCTTGGGGAGCGCCGCTCCTCACCCGTGCACCGCAGCTCGCAGGAGGAACCCGCTGA
- a CDS encoding ImmA/IrrE family metallo-endopeptidase encodes MAARAGLEVHAIDMPEGDLGYYAADEQRIYFNLICTPDERRAVIAHELGHHHYGHACGDHPPNERQADAYAATLLVAPDLYAELEQINSHAEWIAEEMGVTPEVILDYRTYCLQRLGRVTYTRARMGVGQWLHRGLLA; translated from the coding sequence ATGGCGGCAAGAGCGGGGCTTGAAGTCCACGCCATCGATATGCCGGAGGGCGACCTCGGGTACTACGCCGCTGACGAGCAGCGGATCTACTTCAACCTGATCTGCACACCAGATGAGCGCCGGGCGGTGATCGCTCATGAACTCGGCCATCATCACTACGGACACGCTTGCGGGGATCACCCCCCTAACGAACGTCAGGCGGATGCATACGCTGCAACACTGCTTGTCGCACCGGATCTGTATGCCGAGCTCGAGCAGATCAACAGCCATGCCGAGTGGATCGCAGAGGAGATGGGAGTGACGCCGGAGGTCATTCTCGACTATCGGACTTACTGCCTACAGCGTCTCGGGCGAGTCACGTACACGCGGGCACGCATGGGGGTTGGGCAGTGGTTGCATCGCGGCTTACTCGCGTAG
- a CDS encoding DUF2017 domain-containing protein, protein MNSERIVVLPMALIEGIHLAQIVEDFLDLVKGRDAADPAVRRLTPSAYPDDLSAAASFADSTRDDLLDRRLGDAATVRQALAPFDADAEALTEDEALASRDLAIAIDDLDAWLRTLTAIRLVIAERLGIASEDDEADDGRRDVYDWLGYRLEVLIQAADHFDARP, encoded by the coding sequence GTGAACAGCGAGCGCATCGTGGTTCTTCCGATGGCACTCATCGAGGGGATTCACCTTGCCCAGATCGTGGAGGACTTCCTCGACCTCGTCAAGGGCAGAGACGCCGCCGACCCCGCTGTCCGGCGACTGACTCCGAGCGCATATCCCGACGACCTTTCCGCTGCGGCATCGTTCGCCGACAGCACTCGCGACGATCTTCTCGACCGCCGGCTCGGCGATGCCGCGACGGTGCGTCAGGCGCTGGCACCCTTCGACGCGGACGCCGAGGCGCTGACCGAAGACGAGGCGCTGGCGTCGCGCGATCTGGCCATCGCCATCGACGACCTCGACGCCTGGCTCCGCACACTCACCGCAATCCGGCTCGTGATCGCCGAAAGGCTCGGAATCGCGTCCGAAGATGATGAGGCGGACGACGGCCGGCGTGACGTCTACGATTGGCTCGGCTATCGTCTCGAAGTCCTGATCCAGGCGGCGGACCACTTCGACGCACGACCGTGA
- the gatB gene encoding Asp-tRNA(Asn)/Glu-tRNA(Gln) amidotransferase subunit GatB produces the protein MAAAKLMDYDKALELYEPVLGFEVHVELNTNTKMFSDAPNPANEAYHAAAPNTLIAPVDLGLPGALPVVNETAIRSSISLGLALGCSIAESSRFARKNYFYPDLGKNFQISQYDEPIAYEGSVDVELEDGTVVTIPIERAHMEEDAGKLTHMGGATGRIQGAEYSLVDYNRAGVPLVEIVTKVIFGTEHRAPEVAKAYVSAIRDIVRGLGISEARLERGNLRCDANISLRPRGDEKLGTRTETKNVNSMRSVERAVKYEIQRQAQILADGGTITQETRHWHEDTGTTSPGRPKSDADDYRYFPEPDLLPVQPAAELIEELRAALPEQPVARRRRLMTEWGFTDLEFQDVRNGGLLDAVEATIAAGATPATARKWWTGEITRLANAQERDAADLIAPENVVALQRLVDAGTLTDKLARQVLEGVIAGEGTPQEVIDARGLAVVSDDGALISAIDDALASQPDVLAKIKDGKVQAAGAVIGAVMKAMKGQADAARVRELILERAAQ, from the coding sequence ATGGCCGCCGCCAAGCTCATGGACTACGACAAGGCCCTCGAACTCTACGAGCCGGTTCTCGGCTTCGAGGTCCACGTCGAGCTCAACACCAACACCAAGATGTTCTCCGACGCGCCCAACCCGGCCAACGAGGCGTATCACGCGGCTGCGCCGAACACGCTCATCGCCCCGGTCGACCTCGGGCTTCCCGGGGCGCTTCCGGTCGTGAACGAGACGGCGATCCGCTCGTCGATCAGTCTCGGTCTCGCGCTGGGATGCTCGATCGCCGAGTCGAGCCGGTTCGCCCGGAAGAACTACTTCTACCCCGACCTGGGCAAGAATTTCCAGATCTCCCAGTACGACGAGCCGATCGCGTACGAAGGGTCCGTGGACGTCGAGCTCGAGGACGGCACGGTCGTGACGATTCCCATCGAGCGCGCACACATGGAAGAAGACGCCGGCAAGCTCACCCACATGGGTGGTGCGACCGGACGCATCCAGGGCGCGGAGTACTCGCTGGTCGACTACAACCGCGCGGGTGTTCCCCTGGTCGAGATCGTCACCAAGGTGATCTTCGGCACCGAGCACCGCGCGCCCGAAGTCGCCAAGGCATATGTCTCCGCGATCCGCGACATCGTTCGCGGACTGGGGATCTCGGAGGCGCGCCTGGAGCGCGGCAATCTGCGGTGCGACGCCAACATCTCGCTGCGTCCGCGCGGCGACGAGAAGCTCGGGACGCGAACGGAGACCAAGAACGTCAACTCGATGCGCTCGGTGGAGCGCGCCGTCAAGTACGAGATCCAACGTCAGGCGCAGATTCTCGCCGACGGCGGCACCATCACGCAGGAGACGCGGCACTGGCACGAAGACACCGGCACCACGTCTCCGGGGCGTCCGAAGTCGGATGCCGATGACTACCGGTACTTCCCGGAACCCGATCTGCTTCCGGTGCAGCCGGCGGCGGAGCTGATCGAGGAGCTCCGCGCTGCGCTCCCTGAGCAGCCGGTCGCGCGCCGTCGTCGTCTGATGACGGAATGGGGCTTCACCGATCTCGAGTTCCAGGATGTGCGAAACGGCGGCCTCCTGGATGCCGTCGAGGCGACGATCGCGGCGGGCGCCACGCCGGCCACTGCACGCAAGTGGTGGACAGGCGAGATCACCCGCCTCGCGAACGCGCAGGAGAGAGATGCGGCAGATCTGATCGCCCCGGAGAACGTCGTCGCCCTGCAGCGCCTGGTCGACGCGGGAACGCTCACTGACAAGCTGGCTCGCCAGGTTCTGGAAGGCGTCATCGCGGGGGAGGGCACGCCGCAGGAGGTCATCGACGCGCGGGGCCTCGCGGTCGTATCCGACGACGGCGCACTGATCTCGGCGATCGATGATGCGCTGGCATCCCAGCCTGACGTGCTCGCCAAGATCAAAGACGGCAAGGTGCAAGCTGCCGGAGCCGTGATCGGCGCGGTGATGAAGGCGATGAAGGGCCAAGCCGACGCGGCCCGTGTCCGTGAACTCATTCTCGAGCGCGCCGCTCAGTAG
- a CDS encoding phage antirepressor KilAC domain-containing protein, which yields MNALALSARLDDLKIVTLTDGEVWSARDLMSFAGYDRWERFSGAINRAIESVNTSGLDASDHFRGTAKMVPIGSGSRREIEDVELTRYGCYILFQNSDARKPEIAALQQYFAVQTRKQEISTPSFDPTSLEGATQIIQAAQTALAALAVAQPKADAWDELASAEGDYAVADAANILKRAGVDTGPQRLFEALAFIRWIYRGEGKRWRPYASALDAGYLTERAMPPRLNSDGVLVPTAPQVRVTARGLERLRVRLGKLVALDVAS from the coding sequence ATGAACGCCCTCGCCCTGAGTGCACGGCTGGACGATCTCAAGATCGTCACTCTGACGGACGGTGAAGTCTGGTCAGCCCGTGACCTGATGTCGTTCGCCGGCTATGACCGTTGGGAACGATTTTCTGGTGCGATCAACCGCGCCATCGAGTCCGTGAACACTTCCGGACTCGATGCCTCAGACCATTTTCGCGGCACCGCGAAAATGGTCCCCATTGGCTCCGGCTCGCGCAGAGAGATCGAGGATGTTGAACTCACCCGCTACGGGTGTTACATCCTCTTCCAAAACTCAGACGCTCGTAAGCCGGAGATTGCGGCACTGCAGCAGTACTTCGCGGTGCAGACCCGCAAGCAGGAAATCTCGACGCCATCGTTCGACCCGACCTCGCTCGAGGGGGCGACGCAGATCATCCAGGCGGCTCAGACAGCCCTGGCAGCTCTCGCGGTCGCACAGCCGAAAGCAGACGCTTGGGATGAGCTTGCATCGGCCGAGGGTGACTATGCGGTTGCTGATGCGGCGAACATCCTCAAGCGTGCCGGTGTCGATACTGGCCCTCAGCGCCTGTTTGAAGCTCTCGCGTTCATTCGGTGGATCTACCGCGGTGAGGGCAAGAGGTGGAGGCCGTACGCGTCTGCACTCGACGCCGGCTATCTGACTGAGCGCGCGATGCCTCCCCGTCTGAACTCGGATGGCGTACTCGTTCCGACTGCGCCTCAGGTTCGTGTCACCGCTCGTGGTCTTGAGCGTCTGCGTGTGCGTCTCGGGAAGCTCGTCGCATTGGATGTGGCGTCATGA
- the dinB gene encoding DNA polymerase IV → MGRGDGSGRITSAANADDTGTRILHVDMDAFYAAVAVLDDPSLRGLPLIIGAPDGRSVVSSASYEARRYGVHAAMPVAQALRLCPAARVVAPQFSRYQEVSRKVMAIFESFTPLVEPLSVDEAFLDVQGVRRLWGSPARIAELIRTRVLDEVGITCSVGVAATKHVAKIASTIAKPDGMLVVAASDALDFLAPRPVRAMWGVGPKAAESLEARGIRTVADIRESSQESLDRAVGPALGARLAQLARGEDPRSVDTERVEKSIGHEETFDQDVLDRAFLRAELLRLSDRVAARLRRADWETATIAIKVRFDDFRTINRSQTLSEPTAVGQRIGEAAQALFDQIERRDPVRLVGVRAEKLRPAGGGGFGLWDDDEHWRKVEGAMDEAVARFGSATISRARHIGRGEGRGAAQHPKAHGTD, encoded by the coding sequence ATGGGACGCGGTGACGGCAGTGGGCGGATCACCTCCGCCGCGAACGCCGACGACACCGGCACGCGTATCCTGCACGTCGACATGGACGCCTTCTACGCGGCCGTTGCGGTGCTCGACGATCCGAGCTTGCGCGGACTACCACTGATCATCGGCGCTCCGGACGGACGTTCTGTCGTGTCCAGTGCGTCGTACGAGGCGCGTCGATATGGCGTGCACGCCGCCATGCCCGTCGCTCAAGCCCTCCGCCTCTGCCCCGCCGCGCGTGTGGTGGCGCCGCAGTTTTCGCGCTACCAGGAGGTTTCGCGGAAGGTGATGGCGATCTTCGAGTCGTTCACGCCGCTGGTCGAGCCCCTCTCGGTCGACGAAGCCTTCCTCGATGTCCAGGGGGTCCGGCGGCTCTGGGGCAGTCCTGCACGGATCGCCGAGCTGATCCGCACCAGGGTGCTCGACGAGGTGGGGATCACGTGCAGTGTCGGCGTCGCGGCGACGAAGCATGTCGCGAAGATCGCGTCGACCATCGCCAAGCCGGATGGGATGCTCGTGGTCGCGGCGAGTGACGCCCTCGACTTCCTCGCGCCGCGACCCGTGCGAGCGATGTGGGGCGTCGGCCCGAAGGCCGCGGAGTCTCTGGAGGCCCGCGGTATCCGGACGGTGGCGGACATCAGAGAATCCTCGCAGGAGTCGCTCGACAGGGCTGTGGGTCCTGCTCTCGGCGCACGACTCGCGCAGTTGGCCCGAGGAGAAGACCCGCGATCGGTCGACACCGAGCGCGTCGAGAAGAGCATCGGGCACGAGGAGACCTTCGACCAGGACGTCCTCGATCGTGCGTTCCTCCGCGCAGAGCTGCTGCGGCTCTCCGACCGGGTCGCTGCGCGACTGCGGCGCGCGGACTGGGAGACGGCCACCATTGCGATCAAGGTCCGGTTCGACGACTTCCGCACCATCAATCGTTCGCAGACCCTGAGTGAACCGACCGCGGTCGGCCAACGGATCGGTGAGGCCGCGCAGGCGCTGTTCGACCAGATCGAACGGCGGGATCCGGTGCGTCTCGTCGGTGTCCGCGCCGAGAAGCTGCGACCGGCGGGCGGCGGGGGATTCGGGCTCTGGGATGACGACGAGCATTGGCGGAAGGTCGAGGGGGCGATGGACGAAGCAGTGGCGCGGTTCGGTTCTGCCACGATCAGTCGCGCCCGTCACATCGGTCGCGGCGAGGGCCGGGGCGCCGCGCAGCATCCGAAGGCCCACGGGACCGATTGA